The Euphorbia lathyris chromosome 3, ddEupLath1.1, whole genome shotgun sequence genome contains a region encoding:
- the LOC136221998 gene encoding histone H2B-like produces MAPKAAEKKPAEKKPAEEKKAEKAPAEKKPRAEKKLPKESGAADKKKKRSKKNVETYKIYIFKVLKQVHPDIGISSKAMGIMNSFINDIFEKLAQESSRLARYNKKPTITSREIQTAVRLVLPGELAKHAVSEGTKAVTKFTSS; encoded by the coding sequence ATGGCACCCAAGGCAGCAGAGAAGAAGCCGGCGGAGAAGAAACCGGCGGAGGAGAAGAAGGCCGAGAAAGCACCGGCAGAGAAAAAGCCAAGAGCAGAGAAGAAATTGCCTAAGGAGAGTGGAGCCGCcgacaagaagaagaagagatcgaAGAAGAACGTCGAGACTTACAAGATCTATATCTTCAAGGTTCTGAAGCAGGTTCATCCTGACATTGGAATCTCGAGTAAAGCTATGGGCATCATGAACAGCTTTATCAACGATATCTTCGAGAAGCTGGCACAGGAATCTTCGCGTCTCGCTAGGTATAACAAGAAGCCGACGATTACTTCTCGTGAGATTCAGACTGCCGTTAGGCTTGTTCTTCCCGGAGAATTGGCCAAGCATGCTGTCTCTGAGGGTACTAAGGCGGTTACAAAGTTCACAAGCTCTTAG